A genomic window from Solanum dulcamara chromosome 11, daSolDulc1.2, whole genome shotgun sequence includes:
- the LOC129873047 gene encoding chromatin remodeling protein EBS-like isoform X1, producing MPKIRPGKRDMLAYTIRGTNKVVRVGDCVLMRPSENDTAPYVARVEKIEADNHNNINVHVRWYYRPEESLGGRRQFHGSKELFLSDHCDIQSAHTIEGKCIVHSFKNYTKLENVGPEDYYCRFEYKATTGAFVPDRVAVYCKCEMPYNPDDLMVQCEECKDWYHPACVGMTTEQTKQLADFVCSDCSSEVKKSLNTNAAFPLSNGKVEAKRQKR from the exons ATGCCAAAGATCCGACCTGGAAAACGAGACATGCTCGCTTACACCATTAGAGGCACCAACAAAGTTGTCAGAG TTGGGGACTGTGTGTTGATGCGGCCATCAGAAAATGATACAGCTCCATATGTAGCACGTGTAGAGAAAATTGAAGCGGATAACCACAACAATATAAACGTGCATGTTAGATGGTATTACCGGCCAGAGGAGTCATTGGGAGGACGGAGACAGTTTCATGGATCAAAGGAGCTGTTCTTGTCAGACCACTGTGATATTCAAAGTGCCCACACTATAGAAGGGAAGTGCATTGTTCATTCATTCAAGAACTATACTAAGCTTGAGAATGTTGGTCCGGAGGATTACTACTGTCGGTTTGAGTACAAAGCGACTACTGGAGCTTTTGTTCCAGATCGTGTTGCAGT GTATTGCAAATGTGAGATGCCATATAACCCAGATGATTTAATGGTACAATGTGAGGAGTGCAAGGACTG GTATCATCCGGCCTGTGTGGGCATGACTACTGAACAAACTAAACAATTGGCTGACTTTGTTTGTTCCGATTGCTCATCTGAAGTGAAGAAGTCTCTTAATACTAATGCTGCATTCCCTCTGTCTAATGGCAAG GTTGAGGCAAAGCGCCAGAAGAGGTAG
- the LOC129874887 gene encoding uncharacterized protein LOC129874887: MEEPERLTSCNGGRRKISSDSIHSPEFEFWMVRNPSNPQPNQLSADELFSDGVLLPLDLLQNDPNAFSNKAEPEPSGSGRRETESGVEPSAAIVNSSAGGGSFTSSKRWKDIFKKTEKKESGGSSNENCREKKKEKEKEKRKEKKLVGGSNGVSGAELNINIWPFSRSRSAGNGGSRPRVTGGSGLATRKVSSAPCSRSNSAGESKSRKWPSSPSRGGVHLGRSSPVWQVRRNVNPGSGSRSSDNLVKTTEKALKKEDPQKESSTKKVVKKGGVEVRRKLSSTAAGGGPKTRVLNLNVPMCIGYRNQLGCRSDENSAINIAAAATATEVGGDQSGSSTVTGEGVRGSNLFNIKSLFTKKVY, encoded by the coding sequence ATGGAAGAGCCTGAAAGACTTACTTCATGCAACGGTGGAAGAAGGAAAATTAGCTCCGACTCTATCCATTCACCCGAATTTGAGTTTTGGATGGTCCGAAACCCATCAAACCCTCAGCCCAATCAGCTCTCTGCCGATGAGCTCTTCTCCGATGGCGTCCTTCTCCCTTTAGACCTTCTTCAAAATGACCCAAATGCTTTTTCGAATAAAGCTGAGCCTGAACCGTCCGGGTCGGGCCGACGCGAAACTGAATCTGGGGTCGAGCCTTCTGCTGCTATAGTCAACTCGTCGGCAGGTGGAGGTTCTTTCACGTCGTCGAAGCgttggaaagatattttcaagaaaacagAGAAGAAAGAGTCAGGGGGGAGTAGTAATGAGAATTGtagagagaagaaaaaggagaaggagaaggagaagaggaAAGAGAAGAAACTTGTTGGGGGAAGCAATGGGGTGAGTGGGGCTGAGCTGAATATTAATATTTGGCCATTTTCGAGGAGTAGATCCGCCGGAAACGGAGGAAGTAGGCCTCGGGTTACGGGTGGATCCGGATTAGCGACCCGAAAGGTAAGTAGTGCTCCGTGTTCCCGGAGCAACTCCGCCGGTGAATCCAAGTCACGGAAATGGCCCAGTAGTCCCAGCCGTGGTGGGGTTCATTTGGGCCGGAGCAGCCCAGTTTGGCAGGTACGACGGAACGTAAACCCAGGATCCGGAAGCCGGAGCTCCGATAACCTCGTGAAAACTACTGAAAAAGCACTCAAAAAAGAAGACCCCCAGAAAGAAAGCAGCACCAAAAAGGTAGTTAAAAAAGGCGGCGTTGAAGTTCGCCGGAAACTGTCGTCAACAGCGGCCGGCGGTGGACCTAAAACTAGAGTCTTAAACTTGAATGTTCCTATGTGCATTGGCTACAGGAATCAGTTAGGTTGCAGAAGTGATGAAAATAGTGCCATTAATATTGCCGCCGCCGCCACCGCCACCGAAGTTGGTGGTGATCAGAGTGGTAGCAGCACGGTGACCGGTGAAGGAGTACGCGGCAGTAACTTATTTAATATCAAAAGCCTATTTACAAAGAAAGTCTATTAA
- the LOC129873047 gene encoding chromatin remodeling protein EBS-like isoform X3: protein MRPSENDTAPYVARVEKIEADNHNNINVHVRWYYRPEESLGGRRQFHGSKELFLSDHCDIQSAHTIEGKCIVHSFKNYTKLENVGPEDYYCRFEYKATTGAFVPDRVAVYCKCEMPYNPDDLMVQCEECKDWYHPACVGMTTEQTKQLADFVCSDCSSEVKKSLNTNAAFPLSNGKVEAKRQKR, encoded by the exons ATGCGGCCATCAGAAAATGATACAGCTCCATATGTAGCACGTGTAGAGAAAATTGAAGCGGATAACCACAACAATATAAACGTGCATGTTAGATGGTATTACCGGCCAGAGGAGTCATTGGGAGGACGGAGACAGTTTCATGGATCAAAGGAGCTGTTCTTGTCAGACCACTGTGATATTCAAAGTGCCCACACTATAGAAGGGAAGTGCATTGTTCATTCATTCAAGAACTATACTAAGCTTGAGAATGTTGGTCCGGAGGATTACTACTGTCGGTTTGAGTACAAAGCGACTACTGGAGCTTTTGTTCCAGATCGTGTTGCAGT GTATTGCAAATGTGAGATGCCATATAACCCAGATGATTTAATGGTACAATGTGAGGAGTGCAAGGACTG GTATCATCCGGCCTGTGTGGGCATGACTACTGAACAAACTAAACAATTGGCTGACTTTGTTTGTTCCGATTGCTCATCTGAAGTGAAGAAGTCTCTTAATACTAATGCTGCATTCCCTCTGTCTAATGGCAAG GTTGAGGCAAAGCGCCAGAAGAGGTAG
- the LOC129873047 gene encoding chromatin remodeling protein EBS-like isoform X2 encodes MDSGLEERLFLVMGLQLGFLCWYFGDCVLMRPSENDTAPYVARVEKIEADNHNNINVHVRWYYRPEESLGGRRQFHGSKELFLSDHCDIQSAHTIEGKCIVHSFKNYTKLENVGPEDYYCRFEYKATTGAFVPDRVAVYCKCEMPYNPDDLMVQCEECKDWYHPACVGMTTEQTKQLADFVCSDCSSEVKKSLNTNAAFPLSNGKVEAKRQKR; translated from the exons ATGGATAGTGGCTTAGAAGAAAGATTGTTTCTTGTTATGGGTTTGCAGTTGGGATTTTTGTGTTGGTACT TTGGGGACTGTGTGTTGATGCGGCCATCAGAAAATGATACAGCTCCATATGTAGCACGTGTAGAGAAAATTGAAGCGGATAACCACAACAATATAAACGTGCATGTTAGATGGTATTACCGGCCAGAGGAGTCATTGGGAGGACGGAGACAGTTTCATGGATCAAAGGAGCTGTTCTTGTCAGACCACTGTGATATTCAAAGTGCCCACACTATAGAAGGGAAGTGCATTGTTCATTCATTCAAGAACTATACTAAGCTTGAGAATGTTGGTCCGGAGGATTACTACTGTCGGTTTGAGTACAAAGCGACTACTGGAGCTTTTGTTCCAGATCGTGTTGCAGT GTATTGCAAATGTGAGATGCCATATAACCCAGATGATTTAATGGTACAATGTGAGGAGTGCAAGGACTG GTATCATCCGGCCTGTGTGGGCATGACTACTGAACAAACTAAACAATTGGCTGACTTTGTTTGTTCCGATTGCTCATCTGAAGTGAAGAAGTCTCTTAATACTAATGCTGCATTCCCTCTGTCTAATGGCAAG GTTGAGGCAAAGCGCCAGAAGAGGTAG
- the LOC129873046 gene encoding plant UBX domain-containing protein 4-like, with amino-acid sequence MSSRDSKKPSRQTSGSRAGGIRTLSDLNRPSGHDSDSDSDGPQEYYTGGEKSGMLVQDPSKHNDVDSIFDRARQVGATQGPLENIVPSSSSTSFTGSARTLAGETVPTSAPQLPESIVHNIVFWRNGFTVNDGPLRRLDDPENASFLESITKSECPRELAPADTRSQVHCNLIRRDENCPEPEKRQVSFQGVGRTLGSSPTPATSEPSASAPTSTVPAASTSVLDESLPSTSLQIRLADGSRMVAHFNFHQTVGDIRAFIDASRPSDTRAYQLQTVGFPPKMLSDPTQTIEQAGLANSVVIQKF; translated from the exons ATGTCCTCACGCGATAGCAAGAAACCCTCTAGGCAAACCTCCGGAAGCCGTGCCGGTGGAATTCGTACACTTTCCGATCTGAATCGTCCATCCGGTCACGATTCCGACAGCGATTCCGATGGTCCACAAGAATACTATACCGGTGGTGAAAAAAG TGGAATGCTTGTTCAAGATCCTTCAAAGCATAATGACGTGGACTCCATCTTTGACCGAGCTAGGCAAGTGGGTGCCACACAAGGTCCTTTGGAAAATATCGTCCCTAGTTCAAGCTCAACAAGCTTTACTGGATCTGCGAGAACACTTGCAGGGGAGACGGTGCCAACATCAGCTCCTCAACTGCCTGAGTCCATCGTGCACAATATTGTCTTTTGGAGAAATGGTTTCACTGTAAATGATGGTCCTTTGAGAAGGCTGGATGATCCTGAAAATGCATCTTTTCTGGAG AGTATCACAAAGTCCGAATGTCCAAGAGAGTTGGCTCCTGCAGATACCAGGTCCCAGGTGCATTGCAACCTCATAAGGAGGGATGAGAACTGTCCT GAACCAGAGAAACGCCAAGTTTCGTTTCAAGGAGTGGGAAGAACACTTGGAAGCAGCCCAACTCCAGCAACTTCTGAGCCATCTGCTTCTGCTCCCACAAGCACAGTCCCAGCAGCTTCTACCAGCGTTCTAGATGAATCTTTGCCATCGACCTCGCTTCAAATTAGATTGGCAGATGGAAGTCGCATGGTTGCACACTTCAATTTCCACCAAACTGTTGGTGACATCCGTGCCTTCATTGATGCTTCAAGGCCAAGTGACACCAGGGCATATCAACTACAAACTGTTGGATTTCCTCCTAAAATGCTCAGTGACCCAACCCAAACAATTGAGCAAGCAGGACTGGCAAATTCAGTGGTTATACAAAAATTTTGA